In a genomic window of Roseomonas aeriglobus:
- a CDS encoding HupE/UreJ family protein, producing MNSLRARPPAICRTVLLALMAFSFAGAAFAHGVAEGDQGYIEQTSGPQIGAFLYLGAKHMVTGYDHLLFLFGVIFFLYRMKDIAAYVTLFAIGHSTTLIAGVLMGTNVSAYLVDAIIGLSVVYKALDNLGAFQRWFGVQPNTKAAVLIFGLFHGFGLATKLQDFSLSPDGLIVNLLSFNVGVEIGQILALAAILIVMGYWRRTRSFSAHAFTANVVLMTAGFVLTGYQLAGFALEGAAS from the coding sequence ATGAATTCCTTACGGGCCAGACCTCCGGCGATTTGCCGCACGGTCCTCCTTGCCCTGATGGCCTTTTCCTTCGCTGGCGCGGCTTTCGCGCACGGCGTCGCCGAGGGCGATCAGGGCTATATCGAACAGACGAGCGGGCCACAGATCGGCGCGTTCCTCTATCTCGGCGCCAAGCATATGGTGACGGGCTACGACCATCTGCTGTTCCTGTTCGGCGTGATCTTCTTCCTCTACCGGATGAAGGACATCGCCGCCTATGTGACGCTGTTCGCGATCGGTCACTCGACGACGCTGATCGCGGGCGTCCTCATGGGCACGAATGTCAGCGCCTATCTGGTCGATGCGATCATCGGCCTGTCGGTCGTTTACAAGGCGCTCGACAACCTCGGCGCGTTCCAGCGATGGTTCGGCGTCCAGCCCAATACCAAGGCGGCGGTGCTGATCTTCGGCCTGTTCCACGGCTTCGGCCTTGCGACCAAGCTACAAGACTTCTCGCTGTCCCCGGATGGGCTGATCGTCAATCTCCTCTCGTTCAATGTCGGCGTCGAGATCGGGCAGATCCTCGCGCTCGCCGCCATCCTTATCGTCATGGGCTACTGGCGGCGCACGCGCAGCTTTTCGGCCCATGCCTTCACCGCCAACGTCGTGCTGATGACCGCGGGCTTCGTGCTCACCGGCTATCAGCTCGCGGGCTTTGCTCTGGAAGGAGCCGCATCATGA
- a CDS encoding MFS transporter, with amino-acid sequence MLSVLANRTYRHLFLAQIIALVGTGLATVALGLLAYDIAGADAGAVLGTAMAIKMIAYIGVAPAVGAYASRLPRRSFLVAMDVIRGLVALALPFVDQVWQVYFLIFVLQSASAGFTPTFQATIPDVLPDEKDYTSALSLSRLAYDMESLTSPMLAAALLTVMNFHWLFSGTAIGFACSALLVLTTVLPRAAAAKPKGGIYDNTTRGARLYLKTPRLRGLLAVTLAAAAASAMVIVNTPVLVQAALGLGQREVAITLAAFGGGSMLAALLLPRLLDKLPDRTVMLAAAPAMTIALAALALSWRGHASPGYWSVILAGWAVLGIAYSASITPGGRLLRRSSGEADRPALFAAQFALSHVCWLVAYPLAGQTGAQGGMGLAFAVAAALSLIGVGLAFLIWPKEDADVVEHDHAALPPDHPHLAEGHPQGRAAHIFVIDELHPHWPIR; translated from the coding sequence ATGCTCTCGGTTCTCGCCAATCGCACCTACCGCCACCTGTTCCTGGCGCAGATAATCGCGCTGGTCGGCACCGGCCTCGCCACGGTCGCGCTCGGCCTGCTCGCCTATGACATCGCCGGGGCCGATGCGGGGGCCGTGCTCGGCACGGCGATGGCGATCAAGATGATCGCCTATATCGGCGTCGCCCCGGCCGTCGGCGCCTATGCGAGCCGCTTGCCGCGCCGCAGCTTCCTTGTCGCGATGGACGTGATCCGTGGGCTGGTCGCGCTGGCGCTGCCGTTCGTCGATCAGGTCTGGCAGGTCTATTTCCTGATCTTCGTGCTGCAATCAGCCTCGGCCGGATTCACGCCCACCTTCCAGGCCACCATTCCTGACGTGCTGCCCGACGAGAAGGACTATACTAGCGCATTGTCGCTCTCGCGCCTCGCTTACGACATGGAAAGCCTGACCAGCCCGATGCTCGCCGCCGCGCTGCTGACGGTGATGAACTTCCACTGGCTGTTTTCGGGTACCGCGATCGGCTTTGCCTGCTCGGCGCTGCTGGTCCTGACGACGGTTCTGCCGCGTGCTGCCGCCGCCAAGCCAAAAGGCGGCATCTACGACAACACCACGCGCGGCGCCCGGCTCTATCTCAAGACGCCCCGGCTGCGCGGGCTGCTGGCGGTGACGCTCGCCGCCGCCGCCGCGAGCGCGATGGTGATCGTCAATACGCCGGTGCTGGTGCAGGCGGCGCTCGGGTTGGGGCAACGGGAGGTGGCGATCACGCTCGCCGCGTTCGGCGGCGGCTCGATGTTGGCCGCGCTGCTGCTGCCGCGCCTGCTCGACAAGCTGCCCGACCGCACGGTGATGCTTGCGGCGGCCCCGGCAATGACCATCGCGCTGGCCGCGCTGGCTCTCTCATGGCGCGGTCATGCCTCGCCCGGCTATTGGAGCGTCATTCTCGCGGGGTGGGCGGTGCTCGGCATTGCCTATTCGGCGAGCATCACGCCGGGCGGCCGCCTGTTACGACGATCGTCGGGCGAAGCGGATCGGCCCGCCCTGTTCGCCGCGCAGTTCGCGCTCAGCCATGTGTGCTGGCTCGTCGCCTATCCGCTGGCTGGCCAGACCGGCGCGCAGGGTGGCATGGGCCTGGCGTTCGCGGTCGCCGCCGCGCTGTCGCTGATCGGCGTGGGACTAGCGTTCCTGATCTGGCCAAAGGAGGATGCCGACGTGGTGGAGCACGATCACGCCGCCCTTCCGCCCGACCATCCCCATCTCGCCGAAGGCCATCCGCAGGGTCGCGCGGCCCATATATTCGTGATCGACGAACTGCATCCGCACTGGCCGATCCGATAG
- a CDS encoding transmembrane anchor protein: MNQVPQPGIGELPSLRQLNRATLIALGAAAVILVTTVLPAEYGVDPTGVGRLLGLTEMGKVKRAEAASHAVPATPVAAAPAASPAPALKAGERVEVKLTLAPNEGREVKATMKAGGEFDYRWATDGAEVRFELHGEPAGAASDDYTSYEKGSSAGASGKFRAPFDGTHGWYWKNRTDQPVTITVTATGDFEKFAALP; the protein is encoded by the coding sequence ATGAACCAAGTTCCGCAACCCGGCATCGGGGAGTTGCCGAGCCTGCGCCAGCTCAACCGCGCGACCCTGATCGCTCTCGGAGCCGCCGCCGTCATTCTCGTGACGACCGTGCTTCCGGCCGAATATGGCGTCGATCCCACCGGCGTCGGCCGCTTGCTCGGGCTGACCGAGATGGGCAAGGTCAAGCGGGCGGAAGCCGCAAGCCATGCCGTCCCGGCGACGCCCGTGGCCGCAGCGCCCGCCGCATCCCCGGCGCCCGCGCTGAAGGCCGGGGAACGCGTCGAGGTGAAGCTGACGCTCGCTCCCAATGAAGGCCGTGAGGTCAAGGCGACCATGAAGGCGGGCGGCGAGTTCGACTATCGCTGGGCCACGGATGGCGCGGAGGTCCGTTTCGAGCTGCACGGCGAGCCGGCAGGCGCTGCGAGCGACGACTATACGAGCTATGAGAAAGGCAGCTCGGCTGGCGCATCGGGCAAGTTCCGCGCGCCCTTCGACGGCACGCATGGCTGGTATTGGAAGAACCGCACCGACCAGCCCGTCACCATCACCGTGACCGCAACCGGCGACTTCGAGAAGTTCGCCGCGCTTCCCTGA
- a CDS encoding CusA/CzcA family heavy metal efflux RND transporter has protein sequence MTTETATHKHTPLLERPPLLEKIVASAIRFRWAVLVVVALLCGIGVWAFQRLPIDATPDITNVQVQINSEATGFSPLEAEQRVTFPVETAIAGLPGLQYTRSISRYGLSQVTAVFEDGTNIYFARQLINERLQTARDQLPDGVAPEMGPIATGLGEIFMYTLEAAPNARKPDGSRYTPEDLRTLQDWVIRPQLRNTPGVTEVNSIGGYERQYHVTPLPDRLSAYGLTLNDVVEALGRNNANVGAGYVERYGEQYLVRVPGQASGIDDLKSIIVTNRGGIPIRVADVADVGMGEELRTGAATENGQEVVLGTVFMLAGENSRIVARAAAARLEEAARALPAGVKAVPIYDRTDLVERAIWTVEKNLLEGALLVIVVLFLLLGNIRAALITAAVIPITMLMTITGMVRAGVSGNLMSLGALDFGLIVDGAVIIVENCLRRFGEAQHQLGRLLKREERFALAASATSEVIRPSLFGMLIIALVYVPIFALTGVEGKMFHPMAITVVMALTFALILSLSFVPAAVALFVTGKVEEKESRLMGWARKVYAPALDAALRLRVAFVAGAVALVAIAGFAATRMGSEFVPDLDEGDIALHALRIPGTSLSQAIQMQTTLEARLKRFPEVERIVAKIGTAEVATDPMPPSVADTFIMLKDRSEWPDPRKPKAELVREMQEAAATIPGNNYEFTQPIQMRFNELLSGVRADVAIKVFGDDLDQLLEIGQAVEGVVSGIEGAQDVSVEQVTGLPVLQITPDRAALARLGLNIGDIQEVVAVSIGGREAGRIFEGDRRFPVIVRLPEDIRSKADEIGRLRIPLAGNGANPRGFVPLADVAKVEVVIGPNQISREDGKRRVVVTANVRGRDLGSFIEELQQKVDAEVEVPSGYWVSYGGTFEQLISAAERLRLVVPAALLLIFGLLYGLFRSARDSAIVFSGVPLALTGGVAALLIRGMPLSISAGVGFIALSGVAVLNGVVMLSFIRQLRASGNGLEDAIREGALTRLRPVLMTALVASLGFVPMAFNVGAGAEVQRPLATVVIGGIISSTLLTLLVLPALYRLVHGRRAEPETRTPPDMAPAIN, from the coding sequence ATGACCACTGAGACCGCCACCCACAAGCATACGCCCTTGCTTGAACGCCCACCTCTTCTGGAAAAGATTGTCGCCTCCGCGATCCGCTTCCGCTGGGCCGTGCTGGTCGTTGTCGCGCTGCTCTGCGGCATCGGCGTCTGGGCCTTCCAGCGCCTGCCGATCGACGCGACGCCGGACATCACCAACGTCCAGGTGCAGATCAACAGCGAAGCGACCGGCTTCTCGCCGCTCGAAGCCGAGCAGCGCGTCACCTTCCCGGTCGAGACCGCGATCGCCGGTTTGCCGGGCCTGCAATATACCCGCTCGATCTCGCGCTACGGTCTTTCCCAGGTAACGGCCGTGTTCGAGGACGGCACCAATATCTACTTTGCGCGCCAGCTCATCAACGAACGGCTCCAGACGGCGCGCGACCAGCTTCCCGATGGCGTCGCGCCCGAGATGGGGCCGATCGCCACCGGGCTGGGCGAGATCTTCATGTATACGCTGGAAGCGGCGCCGAATGCCCGCAAGCCGGATGGGAGCCGCTATACACCCGAAGATCTGCGCACGCTTCAGGATTGGGTGATCCGGCCCCAGCTCAGGAACACCCCCGGCGTCACCGAGGTCAACAGCATCGGCGGCTATGAGCGACAGTATCATGTGACGCCGCTGCCTGACCGGCTCTCGGCCTATGGGCTTACTCTCAACGATGTTGTCGAGGCATTGGGGCGCAACAACGCCAATGTCGGCGCGGGCTATGTCGAGCGCTACGGCGAGCAATATCTGGTCCGCGTGCCGGGCCAGGCGTCGGGCATCGACGATCTCAAGTCGATCATCGTAACCAATCGGGGCGGGATACCGATCCGCGTGGCCGATGTCGCCGATGTCGGCATGGGCGAAGAACTGCGCACCGGCGCGGCGACCGAGAACGGCCAGGAAGTCGTGCTCGGCACCGTGTTCATGCTGGCTGGTGAGAACAGCCGGATCGTCGCGCGCGCGGCCGCCGCGCGGCTCGAGGAAGCGGCCAGGGCGCTCCCGGCGGGCGTGAAGGCCGTGCCGATCTACGATCGCACCGATCTCGTCGAACGGGCGATCTGGACCGTCGAGAAGAACCTGCTCGAAGGTGCGCTGCTGGTGATCGTCGTCCTGTTCCTGCTGCTCGGCAATATCCGCGCGGCGCTCATCACGGCGGCGGTGATCCCGATTACCATGCTGATGACCATCACCGGCATGGTGCGCGCGGGCGTCTCGGGCAATCTCATGAGCCTGGGCGCGCTCGACTTCGGGCTGATCGTCGATGGCGCGGTCATCATCGTCGAGAACTGCCTGCGCCGGTTCGGCGAGGCACAGCACCAGCTAGGGCGGCTGCTGAAACGCGAGGAACGCTTCGCGCTCGCCGCGTCGGCGACGTCGGAGGTCATCCGGCCGTCGCTGTTCGGGATGCTCATCATCGCTCTGGTCTATGTGCCGATCTTCGCGCTCACCGGCGTCGAGGGGAAAATGTTCCACCCGATGGCGATCACCGTCGTCATGGCGCTGACCTTCGCGCTGATCCTGTCGCTGAGCTTCGTGCCGGCGGCAGTCGCGCTGTTCGTCACCGGCAAGGTTGAGGAGAAGGAAAGCCGTCTGATGGGCTGGGCGCGCAAGGTCTATGCGCCCGCGCTCGATGCCGCCCTGCGGCTCCGGGTTGCGTTCGTCGCGGGCGCGGTGGCGCTGGTCGCCATCGCGGGCTTTGCCGCGACGCGCATGGGATCGGAGTTCGTTCCCGATCTCGACGAGGGCGACATCGCGCTCCACGCCCTGCGCATCCCCGGCACAAGTCTCAGCCAGGCGATCCAGATGCAGACCACGCTCGAAGCGCGATTGAAGCGGTTCCCCGAGGTCGAGCGGATCGTCGCCAAGATCGGCACCGCCGAAGTGGCGACCGATCCGATGCCCCCTTCGGTCGCCGATACCTTTATAATGCTCAAGGATCGCAGCGAATGGCCGGACCCGCGCAAGCCCAAGGCCGAGCTGGTCCGCGAGATGCAGGAAGCCGCCGCGACCATTCCCGGCAACAATTACGAGTTCACCCAGCCGATCCAGATGCGATTCAACGAACTGCTGTCGGGCGTCCGGGCCGATGTCGCGATCAAGGTGTTCGGCGACGATCTCGATCAGTTGTTGGAGATCGGTCAGGCCGTCGAAGGCGTGGTGAGCGGCATCGAGGGCGCGCAGGATGTGAGCGTCGAGCAGGTTACGGGGCTGCCCGTCCTCCAGATCACGCCCGACCGGGCGGCGCTGGCGCGGCTCGGCCTCAACATCGGTGATATCCAGGAGGTGGTGGCGGTCTCGATCGGCGGCCGGGAGGCCGGGCGGATATTCGAGGGCGACCGGCGCTTCCCGGTGATCGTGCGATTGCCCGAGGACATCAGGAGCAAGGCCGACGAGATCGGGCGCTTGCGGATTCCGCTGGCAGGCAATGGCGCCAACCCGCGCGGGTTCGTGCCGCTCGCCGATGTCGCCAAGGTCGAGGTGGTGATCGGACCCAACCAGATCAGCCGCGAGGACGGCAAGCGCCGCGTCGTCGTGACCGCCAACGTGCGCGGGCGCGATCTCGGCTCGTTCATCGAGGAGCTTCAGCAAAAGGTGGACGCCGAGGTCGAAGTCCCCTCCGGCTATTGGGTGAGCTATGGCGGTACGTTCGAGCAATTGATCTCGGCGGCCGAGCGGCTGCGCCTGGTGGTGCCCGCCGCGCTGCTGCTGATCTTCGGCTTGCTCTACGGCCTGTTCCGATCCGCCAGGGATTCCGCCATCGTCTTCTCCGGCGTGCCGCTGGCGCTGACCGGCGGCGTGGCGGCGCTGCTGATCCGGGGTATGCCGCTCTCGATCTCGGCGGGTGTCGGGTTCATCGCGCTCTCGGGCGTGGCGGTCCTGAACGGCGTGGTGATGCTAAGCTTCATCCGGCAGCTCCGCGCCAGTGGCAACGGCCTTGAGGATGCGATCCGCGAAGGCGCCCTCACCAGGCTGAGACCCGTGCTGATGACCGCGCTGGTGGCAAGCCTCGGGTTCGTGCCGATGGCGTTCAACGTCGGCGCGGGCGCGGAAGTGCAGCGGCCGCTCGCAACAGTTGTGATCGGCGGCATCATCTCCTCGACACTGCTGACGCTGCTGGTCCTGCCCGCGCTCTATCGCCTCGTGCATGGCCGCAGGGCCGAACCCGAAACGCGAACGCCGCCGGACATGGCGCCCGCCATAAACTGA
- a CDS encoding recombinase family protein has translation MALIGYARVSTDEQDTAIQLSALRAEGCTVILEDKASGGSRDRPNLARALARVGHGDTLLVVRIDRLARSLSHLLEIVETLRGKGAYFRSINDPIDTSSAQGMLMTQMLGAFAEFERALIRERTRAGLKAAVARGAKPGNPKMRARDPAAIADIRYSLKERYLNELIDDRHRWLPTVARLRPHLPWALVLRQIRAITPPVRSFSERTLVKACRALVKAGYADAIILDQAPRLPPDTRVARLVADRLKTHPDSSLRDIASWLTRDLREPTPRGGLAWSPEGVRRVIGQAQKLQLLQD, from the coding sequence ATGGCTTTGATCGGCTACGCGCGGGTCTCGACCGACGAGCAGGACACGGCCATCCAGCTCAGTGCGCTGCGCGCCGAAGGCTGCACGGTGATCCTCGAGGACAAGGCGAGCGGGGGCAGCCGCGATCGTCCGAACCTCGCGCGTGCGCTCGCACGCGTCGGGCATGGCGATACGTTGCTGGTGGTTCGGATCGACCGTTTGGCACGATCGCTTTCGCATCTGCTCGAGATCGTGGAGACCCTGAGGGGGAAGGGCGCCTATTTTCGCTCGATCAACGATCCGATCGATACATCGAGCGCGCAGGGCATGCTGATGACGCAAATGCTCGGCGCCTTCGCGGAGTTCGAGCGTGCGCTGATCCGCGAGCGGACCCGCGCCGGTCTTAAGGCGGCCGTTGCACGAGGAGCTAAACCTGGAAACCCGAAGATGCGCGCACGCGATCCGGCGGCGATCGCCGATATCCGCTACAGCCTCAAGGAACGCTATCTCAATGAGTTGATCGACGATCGGCACCGCTGGTTGCCGACGGTTGCCAGATTGCGGCCGCATCTGCCTTGGGCACTAGTCCTACGGCAAATCCGCGCCATCACGCCACCCGTGCGCTCGTTCAGCGAGCGAACTCTGGTGAAAGCGTGCCGAGCCCTGGTAAAGGCCGGCTATGCCGATGCAATCATCCTTGACCAGGCACCGCGCCTGCCGCCTGATACGCGGGTCGCGCGGCTTGTCGCCGATCGCCTGAAAACGCATCCGGATTCCTCGTTACGGGACATTGCGTCCTGGCTGACCCGAGATCTGCGTGAGCCAACGCCGCGCGGCGGATTGGCATGGTCGCCCGAGGGCGTGCGGCGGGTGATTGGGCAAGCGCAGAAGCTGCAATTGCTCCAGGATTGA
- a CDS encoding TolC family protein produces MLSILVARRPARLRRALAIGAALAALSAPSIGAAQSLSLSDALSRVASGDPSVAANAARLRAADAAITQADVRPRDVVGVDVEDFAGTGPHSPLERSQTTAWYERTWERGGKREARIGAARSDLGIAVERNRLRMLDLLAQVQAAWVDALAAEAVISIAEQRLAAAQRVEAETGRRVGRALDPLFAGERARTAVAQARIALDQARETARIARASLAAFWGGTADYNLDPSPFGIATPGATAAEDSPDLALLAAERDAAGARVRLAETGNAGDPTARVGVRHFGQGNDVAIIVGGSIPLGNRAANRGNVARANAEAQAPEAEIAVARVQVRREIDRLTAERASLAAEIVRIEREVLPSAERAVVLVRDGFARGGTAFTFLEVNQAQQAVVDARSRRVELLRRFHLDGARLDRLTGRHASLLASAENR; encoded by the coding sequence ATGCTTTCCATCCTCGTTGCGCGCCGACCGGCGCGTTTGCGGCGCGCGCTTGCGATAGGCGCAGCGCTGGCCGCCCTGTCCGCGCCTTCAATCGGCGCGGCGCAGTCCCTCAGCCTGTCGGATGCGCTGTCGCGCGTCGCATCCGGCGATCCTTCCGTCGCAGCGAACGCCGCGCGGCTCCGTGCGGCCGATGCCGCCATTACCCAAGCCGATGTGCGGCCACGCGATGTCGTCGGCGTCGATGTCGAGGATTTCGCGGGCACCGGCCCCCATTCCCCGCTCGAACGATCGCAGACCACCGCCTGGTATGAGCGAACGTGGGAACGCGGCGGCAAGCGCGAAGCCCGCATCGGTGCGGCCCGCTCGGACCTGGGCATCGCTGTCGAGCGCAACCGCCTACGGATGCTCGACCTCTTGGCCCAGGTGCAAGCCGCCTGGGTCGATGCGCTGGCAGCCGAAGCAGTAATCTCTATTGCCGAACAGCGCCTCGCCGCCGCCCAGCGCGTGGAAGCGGAGACCGGCCGCCGTGTCGGGCGCGCGCTCGATCCGCTGTTCGCGGGCGAACGGGCGAGGACCGCCGTGGCGCAAGCCCGCATCGCGCTCGATCAGGCGCGGGAGACTGCGCGGATCGCCCGCGCCAGTCTCGCTGCCTTCTGGGGCGGCACGGCCGATTACAATCTCGATCCCTCGCCGTTCGGGATCGCTACCCCCGGCGCGACGGCGGCCGAGGACAGTCCCGACCTCGCCCTGCTCGCCGCCGAGCGCGACGCTGCCGGTGCCCGCGTGCGGCTTGCGGAGACCGGCAATGCCGGCGACCCGACCGCGCGGGTTGGCGTTCGCCATTTCGGGCAAGGCAATGACGTGGCGATTATAGTTGGCGGCTCGATCCCGCTCGGCAACCGCGCCGCCAATCGCGGCAATGTCGCGCGCGCCAATGCCGAAGCTCAGGCCCCCGAAGCCGAGATCGCCGTCGCGCGGGTGCAGGTGCGGCGTGAAATCGACCGGCTGACAGCCGAACGGGCGAGCCTTGCCGCCGAGATCGTCCGGATCGAACGCGAGGTTCTGCCGAGCGCGGAGCGCGCGGTGGTGCTGGTGCGCGATGGTTTCGCGCGCGGCGGCACCGCCTTCACCTTCCTCGAAGTCAACCAGGCCCAGCAGGCCGTCGTCGATGCCCGGTCCCGCCGGGTCGAGCTGCTGCGCCGCTTCCATCTCGATGGCGCCCGGCTCGACCGGCTGACCGGTCGCCATGCCTCCCTCCTTGCCAGCGCGGAGAACCGCTGA
- a CDS encoding efflux RND transporter periplasmic adaptor subunit, whose product MTRSFLFAGSLLALSLLAGCGESPATKEAAEPKAAAAADDYERGPHRGRMLRDGDFAVEITIFEDGVDPEFHVYAYRKDKPIPPGEVQLAIELSRLGGKVDRFAFTPQEDYLRGGGVVIEPHSFDVKVRAVEGGRTHNWTYASYEGRTTISAEAARAGGVKTERAGSATVAELIDMGGRIEITPEGKADVRARLPGQIVWMTGKLGDRVSRGQTLLRVESSHSLQTYAVPAPISGTIIEKNANVGDTTGDRALFVVADPTKLHAEFFVYPRDAERVRVGQRVSVRSLSGEAKLDAPVEAVLPTADVASQTMMAHVHLPPEASRTFRPGMGVEGSFAVAEAQVPLAVRTKAIQRFRDFEVVYARVGNTYEVRMLEIGRRTPEWTEVLGGLEPGTEYVTDGAFLIRADIDKSGASHDH is encoded by the coding sequence ATGACACGATCCTTCCTTTTCGCGGGCTCGCTGCTCGCTCTTTCCCTGCTCGCCGGATGCGGCGAGTCCCCTGCCACCAAGGAGGCGGCCGAACCCAAGGCGGCCGCTGCCGCCGACGACTATGAACGCGGGCCGCATCGCGGGCGAATGCTGCGCGACGGCGATTTCGCGGTCGAGATCACCATCTTCGAGGATGGCGTAGATCCCGAGTTCCACGTCTATGCCTACCGGAAAGACAAGCCCATTCCGCCAGGCGAAGTCCAGCTTGCGATCGAGCTGTCGCGCCTTGGCGGCAAGGTCGATCGTTTTGCCTTCACCCCGCAGGAGGACTATCTGCGCGGCGGCGGTGTGGTGATCGAGCCTCATTCGTTCGACGTGAAGGTGCGCGCGGTCGAAGGCGGCCGCACGCACAACTGGACCTACGCCTCCTATGAGGGCCGGACGACGATTTCGGCCGAGGCGGCGCGGGCCGGAGGCGTCAAGACCGAGCGCGCGGGTTCCGCGACCGTTGCCGAGCTGATCGACATGGGCGGGCGGATCGAGATCACGCCCGAAGGCAAGGCCGATGTCCGCGCCCGGCTTCCCGGCCAGATCGTCTGGATGACCGGCAAGCTGGGCGATCGGGTCAGCCGGGGGCAGACACTCCTGCGCGTCGAGTCCAGCCATTCGCTCCAGACCTACGCGGTGCCGGCGCCGATCAGCGGCACCATCATCGAGAAGAACGCCAATGTCGGCGACACCACCGGCGACCGGGCGCTGTTCGTGGTTGCCGATCCCACGAAGCTCCATGCCGAGTTCTTCGTCTATCCCCGCGACGCCGAGCGCGTGCGCGTGGGCCAGCGGGTGAGCGTGCGAAGCCTGTCGGGCGAAGCGAAGCTCGACGCGCCCGTGGAAGCCGTGCTGCCGACCGCGGACGTCGCCAGCCAGACGATGATGGCGCATGTCCATCTGCCGCCCGAAGCGTCGCGAACCTTCCGCCCCGGCATGGGCGTCGAGGGATCGTTCGCCGTGGCCGAAGCGCAAGTGCCGCTCGCGGTCAGGACCAAGGCCATCCAGCGGTTCCGCGATTTCGAGGTGGTCTATGCCAGGGTCGGCAACACCTACGAGGTGCGGATGCTGGAGATCGGGCGGCGCACGCCTGAATGGACCGAAGTGCTCGGCGGCCTCGAACCCGGCACCGAATATGTGACCGACGGCGCTTTCCTGATCCGCGCCGACATCGACAAGTCGGGGGCCAGCCATGACCACTGA
- a CDS encoding ParB/RepB/Spo0J family partition protein → MSRKNTGFAADLAAGIDLSEETPPPRRSGLASNVLTGRSNRLADLASGAIVNRTHELVDPARCRMWAGHNRDYALLTEERCADLIESIKAQGRQEMPAIVRRVSGDPDFDFEVICGARRHWSITWLRTHNYPDFKFLVDVREIGDEEAFRLADIENRARDDLTDLERARDYLRALDTYYDGRQKTMAERLKVSESWLTRYLDLARLPEELTRAFVNPQDLGIRNAMALKGLLKPEDRKARAYKEAARLSEAQAASGEALPVLDVIKALTLAVDPPKRSGSPKRSGKPETISSSTGKPVLRIEGADRKGIRLTLLSKGGASRQDAEEAIRAVLDQHWA, encoded by the coding sequence ATGAGCAGGAAAAACACCGGCTTCGCGGCCGATCTGGCGGCGGGCATCGACCTGTCCGAGGAGACTCCGCCACCGCGTCGCTCGGGCCTCGCTTCAAACGTGCTGACGGGGCGCTCGAATAGGCTTGCAGACCTTGCTTCCGGCGCGATCGTCAATCGCACGCATGAGCTTGTCGATCCGGCGCGCTGTCGAATGTGGGCAGGCCACAACCGCGACTACGCGCTGCTTACCGAGGAACGCTGCGCCGATCTGATCGAGAGCATCAAGGCGCAGGGGCGCCAGGAGATGCCGGCGATCGTGCGGCGAGTCTCAGGCGATCCTGACTTCGATTTCGAAGTGATCTGTGGAGCGCGGCGGCATTGGTCGATCACCTGGCTGAGAACCCACAATTATCCTGACTTCAAGTTCCTGGTCGATGTGCGCGAAATCGGGGACGAGGAAGCTTTCCGACTCGCCGACATCGAGAACCGGGCTCGTGATGACCTGACTGACCTTGAGCGGGCGAGGGACTATCTGCGCGCGCTCGACACCTATTACGACGGCCGCCAGAAGACCATGGCCGAGAGGCTCAAGGTCTCCGAGAGCTGGCTGACCCGCTACCTCGATCTGGCGCGCCTGCCAGAGGAGCTGACCCGGGCGTTCGTGAATCCGCAGGATCTTGGCATTCGCAACGCGATGGCCCTTAAGGGCCTTCTGAAGCCGGAGGACCGTAAGGCGAGGGCCTACAAGGAGGCAGCGCGGCTTTCCGAAGCGCAGGCGGCGAGCGGCGAGGCGCTGCCGGTTCTCGATGTGATCAAGGCGCTCACCTTGGCGGTAGACCCCCCCAAGAGGTCAGGATCCCCCAAGAGGTCAGGAAAGCCGGAGACCATCTCCAGTTCAACCGGGAAGCCGGTGCTCCGGATTGAGGGCGCCGACCGGAAGGGCATTCGCTTGACCCTGCTGAGCAAGGGCGGAGCGTCCCGCCAGGATGCGGAGGAGGCAATCCGAGCGGTACTAGATCAGCACTGGGCGTGA